In Sutterella faecalis, a genomic segment contains:
- a CDS encoding pyruvate carboxylase has protein sequence MQQRSFEEVRESLRGKVILVANRGIPARRIARSIRERFNAVAAVTATDIDKAEPAAASAQELILLGADPRAYLDLPKIIRLARERGAIAIHPGWGFASEDNTFPELCREAGITFIGSSAEAMHLLGNKVEARRVARRLGIPVVPGSDESVDIPEARRLAREIGLPIMLKAEGGGGGRGIFLVTSEDELEDAFEKASAMAQASFGNPRLFVEKYLAHVHHIEIQVIADHWGNVFAFDERDCTVQRNNQKLLEVTPSPWAGMTPELRARLKEYAKRLVLDVGYHSVATVEFLVTEDGTPYMIEVNTRLQVEHGITESRYGIDLVEEQIAIAFGSTLRFTEDAVKPAFHALQVRVNLEDPQDGFTPNSGLITRYVSPGGPGVRLDSNLSAGYEFPPNYDSAGALLITYARDWQKTLGIMDRALSEYMIGGPKTTIPFLRGVIGHPLFRAGKVTTTFVREHPELLEYTDLGPESERLAKLVAEISARGFNPYVSLGTYRSRTTPRLGSFTPVLPQLSEAARSAPSPYPQSDRESVLSFIRDTGRVHFTDTTTRDMTQSNHGNRMRLAEDRLIGPFLDNAGLFSIENGGGAHFHVAMLANMTYPFEEAREWNAFAPKTLKQLLVRSTNVLGYSPQPKNLMRLTGEMICEHYDVVRCFDFLNEAENMQPIAEVVLSRRDKLFEPAIALSRAPWFDVSYCLQSAEAILRMVAKTMGVSEREAARNFVLGLKDMAGVCSPAFMTALVTALKKRWPELVLHYHRHATDGLFLPACAAAAQAGCEILDAGLGASVRSYGQGDLLSLAAYLEDELGMKTLINREAISKANFVAKQVMPWFDRYASPYFQGVDYEVTRYQMPGGATSSSQEGAVKQGYIQLLPFMLEFLECTRRIVRYHDVTPGSQITWNTAFLAVTGAYKRGGMPAVEKLLAAVRMAGTKKTNLTPEEKAERLSIYVDCNEAFRNLLLGKFGRLPLGFPDDWVYESAFGPRWREALASRSEASPLANLAPANIEAEREALAKLLKRVPSAEELVMYLNHPADALKTIEFRKKFGDPNCLPLDVWFEGLKSGQTLNFSSSDGKPHQLHLLSIDPVNEEGFSTVRYVLDSEILTTDVKLETGSAKKAGVTLADPSVPGEVASPRKADLWIVHVAPGDIVKKGQELFNVSIMKQEKAVCAPMDGIVKRVLKTADFAQTRRMVPVEEGELIVELGPVPKRCPCCGAPAASRKALFCAICGAKLPEDEEKA, from the coding sequence ATGCAGCAGCGCTCTTTTGAGGAGGTCCGCGAAAGTCTGCGCGGCAAGGTCATCCTTGTCGCCAACCGCGGCATACCAGCGAGACGAATAGCCCGCTCCATACGCGAAAGATTCAATGCCGTCGCGGCCGTCACCGCGACCGACATCGACAAGGCGGAGCCGGCAGCCGCCTCCGCACAGGAACTCATTCTTCTCGGCGCCGACCCCCGCGCCTATCTCGATCTCCCGAAAATCATCCGTCTTGCCCGCGAACGCGGTGCCATTGCCATTCACCCGGGCTGGGGCTTTGCCAGCGAAGACAATACCTTCCCCGAACTCTGCCGTGAGGCGGGCATCACCTTCATCGGCTCCTCGGCCGAAGCCATGCACCTTCTCGGCAACAAGGTCGAGGCGAGGCGCGTGGCACGGCGCCTCGGGATACCGGTCGTTCCGGGGTCCGACGAATCGGTCGACATTCCTGAGGCGCGGCGCCTCGCGCGCGAAATCGGCCTTCCGATCATGCTCAAAGCCGAGGGCGGCGGCGGCGGACGAGGAATCTTTCTCGTCACCTCAGAAGATGAACTCGAGGATGCCTTTGAAAAAGCCTCCGCCATGGCGCAGGCCTCATTCGGGAACCCCCGGCTATTCGTCGAAAAGTACCTCGCGCACGTTCACCACATTGAGATTCAGGTGATCGCCGACCACTGGGGAAATGTCTTTGCTTTCGACGAACGCGACTGCACGGTGCAGCGCAACAACCAGAAGCTCCTCGAGGTAACGCCCTCGCCCTGGGCGGGCATGACGCCCGAACTGCGCGCAAGGCTCAAGGAATACGCGAAGCGCCTCGTGCTTGACGTCGGCTACCACTCGGTCGCCACCGTCGAATTCCTCGTGACCGAGGACGGCACTCCCTACATGATCGAGGTGAATACGCGTCTGCAGGTCGAGCACGGCATTACGGAAAGCCGCTACGGCATCGACCTCGTCGAAGAGCAGATTGCCATTGCCTTCGGCTCGACCCTTCGCTTCACGGAAGATGCGGTAAAGCCCGCCTTCCATGCGCTACAGGTCCGAGTCAATCTGGAGGACCCGCAGGACGGCTTCACGCCGAATTCGGGCCTCATCACCCGCTACGTTTCGCCGGGCGGCCCGGGCGTGCGGCTCGACTCCAACCTCTCGGCGGGCTATGAATTCCCGCCCAACTACGACTCCGCGGGCGCGCTTCTCATCACCTATGCGCGCGACTGGCAGAAAACCCTCGGCATCATGGACCGCGCGCTATCGGAATACATGATCGGAGGCCCGAAGACCACGATTCCCTTCCTTCGCGGCGTCATCGGCCATCCGCTCTTCCGCGCCGGCAAGGTGACGACTACGTTCGTCAGGGAGCATCCGGAGCTTCTCGAGTACACGGACCTCGGTCCCGAGAGCGAGCGCCTCGCGAAGCTCGTCGCGGAAATCTCCGCCCGCGGCTTCAATCCTTACGTGTCGCTCGGCACCTACCGCTCGCGCACGACGCCGCGGCTCGGGAGCTTCACGCCCGTGCTTCCGCAGCTCTCCGAAGCGGCGCGCAGCGCGCCTTCTCCCTATCCGCAGAGCGACCGCGAATCCGTGCTCTCCTTCATCCGCGATACGGGACGCGTGCACTTCACCGACACGACGACCCGCGACATGACGCAGTCCAATCACGGCAACCGCATGCGCCTCGCCGAAGACCGCCTGATCGGACCCTTCCTCGACAACGCCGGACTCTTTTCGATTGAAAACGGCGGCGGCGCGCACTTCCATGTGGCGATGCTCGCCAACATGACCTACCCCTTTGAAGAGGCGCGCGAATGGAATGCCTTTGCGCCGAAGACCCTGAAGCAGCTTCTCGTCCGCTCCACGAACGTCCTCGGCTACTCGCCGCAGCCCAAGAACCTCATGCGGCTCACGGGCGAAATGATCTGCGAGCACTACGACGTCGTGCGGTGCTTCGACTTCCTCAATGAAGCCGAAAACATGCAACCCATCGCCGAGGTTGTGCTTTCGCGCCGCGACAAGCTCTTCGAACCGGCAATAGCGCTCTCGCGCGCCCCGTGGTTCGACGTCAGCTACTGCCTCCAATCCGCTGAGGCGATCCTTCGCATGGTCGCGAAGACCATGGGCGTTTCAGAAAGGGAAGCCGCCAGGAACTTCGTTCTCGGCCTCAAGGATATGGCGGGCGTCTGCTCGCCCGCCTTCATGACGGCGTTGGTCACGGCACTCAAAAAGCGCTGGCCTGAACTCGTGCTTCACTATCACCGCCATGCGACGGACGGGCTCTTTCTTCCCGCCTGCGCCGCAGCCGCTCAGGCGGGCTGCGAAATTCTCGATGCCGGTCTCGGCGCCTCGGTGAGAAGCTACGGCCAGGGGGACCTCCTGTCGCTTGCCGCCTACCTCGAGGACGAACTCGGCATGAAGACCCTCATCAACCGGGAAGCGATTTCGAAGGCGAATTTCGTCGCGAAGCAGGTGATGCCCTGGTTCGACCGCTACGCTTCGCCCTACTTCCAGGGCGTCGACTACGAAGTGACGCGCTACCAGATGCCGGGCGGAGCCACGTCTTCCTCCCAGGAAGGCGCCGTGAAGCAGGGCTACATTCAGCTCCTCCCCTTCATGCTCGAATTCCTCGAATGCACCCGCAGGATCGTACGCTATCACGACGTGACGCCGGGCTCGCAGATCACCTGGAACACGGCATTCCTTGCGGTCACGGGAGCTTACAAGCGGGGCGGCATGCCCGCGGTCGAGAAGCTCCTAGCCGCCGTCCGCATGGCAGGGACGAAGAAGACCAACCTCACGCCGGAAGAAAAGGCCGAGCGCCTTTCGATCTACGTCGACTGCAATGAAGCGTTCCGGAATCTCCTTCTCGGCAAATTCGGACGCCTGCCGCTCGGCTTCCCCGACGACTGGGTCTATGAGTCGGCATTCGGTCCGAGGTGGCGCGAAGCGCTCGCCTCGCGCAGCGAAGCGTCGCCCCTCGCGAACCTTGCTCCGGCAAACATTGAAGCGGAAAGGGAAGCGCTCGCGAAGCTTCTGAAGCGGGTTCCTTCGGCCGAAGAGCTCGTGATGTACCTCAACCATCCGGCCGACGCACTGAAGACGATTGAATTCCGAAAGAAATTCGGCGATCCGAACTGCCTGCCGCTCGATGTTTGGTTTGAGGGCCTCAAGTCCGGGCAGACCCTCAACTTCTCGAGCTCGGACGGGAAGCCCCACCAGCTTCATCTCCTTTCCATCGATCCGGTGAACGAGGAAGGCTTCTCAACCGTACGCTACGTGCTCGACAGCGAAATCCTCACGACCGACGTGAAGCTCGAAACGGGGTCCGCAAAGAAGGCGGGCGTCACGCTTGCCGATCCCTCCGTGCCGGGCGAAGTGGCAAGCCCCAGGAAGGCCGATCTCTGGATTGTGCACGTGGCCCCCGGCGACATCGTCAAGAAGGGTCAGGAGCTCTTCAATGTCTCCATCATGAAGCAGGAAAAGGCTGTCTGCGCTCCCATGGACGGCATTGTGAAGCGCGTCCTCAAGACCGCAGACTTCGCGCAGACCCGCCGCATGGTGCCTGTGGAAGAAGGCGAACTCATCGTTGAGCTCGGCCCCGTGCCCAAGCGCTGTCCCTGCTGCGGAGCACCGGCCGCTTCGAGAAAAGCGCTCTTCTGCGCCATCTGCGGCGCAAAGCTCCCGGAGGATGAGGAGAAGGCTTAA
- the bcp gene encoding thioredoxin-dependent thiol peroxidase, translated as MSDQELAAGSAAPDFTLESDAGESVTLSSLKGKGVILYFYPKDNTAGCTAEAQGFRDHRDDFAALGYQILGVSRDSVKSHCNFRDKQSLNFPLLSDKEETVCNLYGVMKEKMMCGRKCFGIERSTFVIDPEGKILHALRGVKAKTHVEELLKLLKA; from the coding sequence ATGTCTGACCAGGAACTTGCTGCCGGCTCTGCCGCCCCCGACTTCACGCTTGAGAGCGATGCCGGCGAATCCGTCACGCTTTCTTCCCTCAAGGGAAAGGGCGTCATTCTCTACTTCTATCCCAAGGACAACACTGCCGGCTGCACGGCTGAAGCCCAGGGCTTTCGCGATCATCGCGACGACTTTGCCGCCCTCGGCTACCAGATTCTCGGCGTTTCGCGCGACAGCGTGAAGAGCCACTGCAATTTCCGCGACAAGCAGTCGCTCAACTTCCCGCTCCTTTCCGACAAGGAAGAGACGGTGTGCAATCTTTACGGCGTGATGAAGGAAAAGATGATGTGCGGCAGAAAGTGCTTCGGCATTGAGCGCTCCACCTTCGTGATCGACCCTGAAGGAAAGATTCTTCATGCGCTTCGCGGCGTCAAGGCGAAGACCCACGTCGAGGAACTTCTCAAGCTTCTCAAGGCGTGA
- a CDS encoding nitronate monooxygenase, giving the protein MTSLSSYALTLRGRDYSPLIVGGMGTNISTAELGLAVEKLGGISHLSDAMLMDVSDRLFGTRFTAAKAKRYAGLRDAADKSAELFDLDAVREATIRYISNVMSKTTGRGLMLINCMEKLTMNSGLDTLKTRLNAALDAGIDGITLSAGLHLSSFRLMSENKRFHDALLGIIVSSSRALNLFLRKSAATGRLPDYVVVEGPLAGGHLGFGMEDWKNHSLEAIVREVKAYLAEKSLSIPVIAAGGIFTGGDAARFMGEVGANGIQAATRFAVAEESGLTCAAKQAFFNSKPEDIEVNGLSPTGYPMRMLKSSPAIESDIRPNCEAYGYLLNHGECAYLKEWKLRHEAMSAGEPVPPKEKGCLCTHMRNYKVWTCGAMASRLRETSIQKEDGTWILPTAADVYEDYMESTGDEIRLPKAALEYLKAHQMNLKSEFVPHFVPHLLLGSSDKNSGVSAHAGS; this is encoded by the coding sequence ATGACCTCACTCAGCTCCTACGCTCTGACGCTGCGCGGCAGAGACTATTCGCCCCTCATCGTGGGCGGCATGGGCACGAATATTTCCACGGCCGAGCTGGGTCTCGCCGTCGAAAAGCTCGGCGGCATCTCTCATCTCTCGGACGCCATGCTGATGGATGTCTCCGACCGCCTTTTCGGCACGCGCTTCACCGCCGCCAAGGCGAAGCGCTACGCCGGCCTCAGAGATGCGGCAGACAAATCCGCTGAACTCTTTGACCTCGACGCCGTTCGCGAAGCGACCATCCGCTACATCTCGAACGTCATGTCGAAAACCACCGGACGCGGACTCATGCTCATCAACTGCATGGAAAAGCTCACGATGAATTCCGGGCTCGACACGCTCAAAACCCGTCTCAATGCAGCGCTTGACGCGGGCATCGACGGCATCACGCTCTCGGCGGGCCTGCACCTCTCGAGCTTCCGCCTGATGTCGGAAAACAAGCGCTTTCACGATGCGCTCCTCGGCATCATCGTCTCCTCCTCGCGCGCCCTCAATCTTTTCCTCCGAAAGAGCGCTGCAACGGGGCGTCTCCCCGACTACGTCGTGGTCGAAGGGCCTCTTGCCGGCGGACACCTGGGCTTCGGCATGGAAGACTGGAAGAATCATTCGCTCGAAGCCATTGTGAGGGAAGTGAAGGCGTATCTGGCGGAAAAGAGCCTCTCCATTCCCGTGATTGCCGCGGGCGGCATCTTTACGGGCGGCGACGCCGCGCGCTTCATGGGCGAGGTCGGCGCGAACGGCATTCAGGCCGCCACCCGCTTTGCCGTCGCTGAAGAGAGCGGCCTCACGTGCGCCGCCAAGCAGGCGTTCTTCAATTCGAAACCAGAAGACATTGAAGTGAACGGCCTCTCCCCCACGGGCTATCCGATGCGCATGCTGAAGAGCTCTCCGGCGATCGAAAGCGACATTCGTCCCAACTGCGAAGCCTACGGGTACCTGCTCAATCACGGCGAATGCGCTTATCTAAAGGAGTGGAAGCTCCGTCATGAAGCGATGAGCGCGGGCGAACCTGTTCCCCCGAAGGAAAAGGGCTGCCTCTGCACGCATATGAGGAACTATAAAGTCTGGACGTGCGGCGCCATGGCGTCGCGCCTGCGCGAGACCTCCATTCAGAAGGAAGACGGCACGTGGATTCTGCCAACGGCCGCTGATGTTTATGAAGACTACATGGAGAGCACCGGAGACGAAATTCGTCTTCCCAAGGCGGCGCTTGAGTACCTCAAAGCGCATCAGATGAATCTGAAGTCTGAATTTGTCCCACACTTTGTCCCACACTTGTTATTGGGTTCTTCTGATAAGAATTCAGGGGTTTCTGCTCATGCGGGCTCATAA
- a CDS encoding Na+/H+ antiporter NhaC family protein, whose amino-acid sequence MEPYAAGWLSIVPPIVAIVLALLTKEVLSSLLIGILTGTLIYTIGTDGNVIMDTLQTTFTLMGNKVDFNILIFTSLLGALVYVVAMSGGTKAYGNWAVERVKTRRATLFSTSGLGILIFIDDYFNCLSVGTVMRPLCDRYNVSRAKLAYIIDSTAAPVCIIAPVSSWAAAVGSSLKGNGVFESDMAAFIASIPWNFYALLSIFMVFFIIATGLDFGPMRRSEERAAAGDTGGVKGGGAEPPKPNPRGKVSDMLIPICALIVLAVLSLMYSGGYWGDDPAYHTFQSSIGNSSAASALVWAAFGAVLVAFLLYVPRKLVPFSDFMQGLLEGMKLMLPANIILILAWTLSGVCRDLISTPQFVESIVTQSGAGLSLFLPAVVFVIAAFLAFSTGTAWGTFGILIPIVVPVVQGIDPSLTIVVLSATLAGSVFGDHCSPISDTTILSSAGAGCNHIEHVATQLPYALLVAACSAVGYLVAGLSHGNLWLSLGTALLLLIVSVVVLHSMRGRQKTAAA is encoded by the coding sequence ATGGAACCCTACGCCGCTGGATGGCTGTCCATCGTTCCGCCGATTGTTGCCATCGTTCTTGCGCTTCTTACCAAGGAAGTGCTTTCTTCTCTCCTGATCGGCATCCTGACGGGCACCCTGATCTACACGATCGGTACCGACGGGAACGTCATCATGGATACGCTGCAGACGACCTTCACGCTGATGGGCAACAAGGTCGACTTCAACATCCTGATCTTTACCTCGCTTCTCGGCGCCCTGGTTTATGTGGTGGCCATGTCGGGCGGCACCAAGGCCTACGGCAACTGGGCGGTCGAGCGCGTGAAGACGCGCCGCGCGACGCTCTTCTCGACCTCGGGCCTCGGCATCCTGATCTTCATCGACGACTACTTCAACTGCCTTTCGGTCGGCACCGTGATGCGTCCGCTCTGCGACCGCTACAACGTCTCCCGCGCGAAGCTCGCCTACATCATCGACTCGACGGCGGCGCCGGTCTGCATCATCGCGCCGGTTTCCTCCTGGGCGGCGGCCGTGGGTTCGTCCCTCAAGGGCAACGGCGTCTTTGAATCCGACATGGCGGCCTTCATCGCCTCCATCCCCTGGAATTTCTACGCGCTCCTTTCGATTTTCATGGTGTTCTTCATCATCGCCACGGGCCTTGACTTTGGTCCGATGCGCCGTTCTGAAGAGCGTGCTGCCGCGGGCGACACCGGCGGCGTGAAGGGCGGCGGCGCGGAACCCCCGAAGCCCAATCCCCGGGGCAAGGTCTCGGACATGCTGATTCCGATCTGCGCCCTCATCGTGCTCGCCGTGCTTTCGCTCATGTATTCCGGCGGCTACTGGGGCGACGATCCGGCTTATCACACGTTCCAGTCCTCGATCGGAAATTCCTCTGCGGCTTCGGCCCTCGTCTGGGCGGCCTTCGGCGCCGTGCTTGTTGCCTTCCTCCTTTACGTGCCGAGGAAGCTCGTTCCCTTCAGCGACTTCATGCAGGGGCTCCTTGAAGGCATGAAGCTCATGCTCCCGGCCAACATCATCCTGATTCTTGCCTGGACGCTCTCGGGCGTCTGCCGCGACCTCATCAGCACGCCGCAGTTCGTTGAATCCATCGTGACGCAGTCGGGCGCCGGACTTTCGCTCTTCCTCCCGGCAGTGGTCTTCGTGATCGCCGCGTTCCTCGCCTTCTCAACGGGCACGGCCTGGGGCACCTTCGGCATCCTCATCCCGATCGTCGTGCCGGTCGTGCAGGGCATCGACCCCTCGCTCACGATCGTCGTCCTCTCGGCCACGCTGGCGGGTTCGGTCTTCGGCGACCACTGCTCTCCGATTTCCGATACGACGATTCTTTCGTCGGCCGGCGCCGGGTGCAATCACATTGAGCACGTGGCGACGCAGCTTCCCTATGCGCTTCTCGTCGCCGCCTGCTCGGCCGTAGGCTACCTTGTCGCCGGCCTTTCGCACGGGAACCTCTGGCTCTCGCTCGGCACGGCGCTGCTGCTCCTCATTGTGTCGGTTGTGGTCCTCCACAGCATGCGCGGGAGGCAGAAGACTGCCGCCGCCTGA